A stretch of Mesorhizobium sp. M2A.F.Ca.ET.046.03.2.1 DNA encodes these proteins:
- a CDS encoding trimethylamine methyltransferase family protein — protein MSDNAAVEQEAPGGRRGRGASGGAAARRAARSGGGPGTQLTYIKRKINVYEVLNEEGLALIEKNTDTVLEEIGIIFRDDAEALALWKEAGADVKGERVHFPKGLCRSLLKTAPSIYTQHARNPDRSVQIGGNATVFAPVYGPPFVRDLDGNRRYATIEDFQNFVKLAYMAPSIHHSGGTVCEPVDVPVNKRHLDMIYAHIRYSDKPFMGSVTAPERAEDTVAMAKLVFGDDFVENNTVLTSLINANSPMVFDETMLGALKVYSRHNQACIVTPFILAGAMSPVTVAGTLTQVLAEVLAGASFTQLIRPGAPVLFGTFASSISMQSGAPTFGTPEPSLVSYGAAQLARRLGLPFRTGGSLCASKIPDAQAAYESANTLNSTILAGTNFVLHSAGWLEGGLASCYEKFMMDIDQLGMQQKFCEGVDLSENGQAMDAIRQVGPGSHYLGCDHTQANFQTAFYRSNIADNNSYEQWLAEGEKTAPQRANELARRWLESYEAPHLDPAIDEALKEFIAKKKGSMPDAFT, from the coding sequence ATGAGCGATAACGCGGCAGTCGAGCAGGAAGCGCCGGGTGGACGACGCGGTCGCGGCGCCAGCGGCGGCGCGGCGGCACGCCGGGCAGCCCGTTCAGGCGGCGGTCCGGGCACCCAGCTCACGTACATCAAGCGCAAGATCAACGTCTACGAGGTCCTCAACGAGGAAGGCCTGGCGCTGATCGAGAAGAATACCGACACGGTGCTGGAAGAGATCGGCATCATCTTTCGCGATGACGCCGAGGCGCTGGCGCTGTGGAAGGAGGCGGGCGCCGACGTCAAGGGCGAGCGCGTGCATTTCCCCAAGGGGCTCTGCCGCTCGCTCTTGAAGACCGCGCCTTCGATCTACACCCAGCATGCGCGCAATCCGGACCGCTCGGTGCAGATCGGCGGCAACGCGACCGTGTTCGCGCCGGTCTACGGCCCGCCCTTCGTGCGCGACCTCGACGGCAACCGCCGCTACGCGACGATCGAGGATTTCCAGAATTTCGTGAAGCTCGCCTATATGGCGCCGTCGATCCACCATTCAGGCGGCACAGTGTGCGAGCCGGTCGACGTGCCGGTCAACAAGCGCCACCTCGACATGATCTACGCGCATATCCGTTACTCGGACAAGCCGTTCATGGGCTCTGTGACCGCGCCGGAGCGGGCCGAGGATACGGTGGCGATGGCCAAGCTCGTCTTCGGCGACGACTTCGTCGAGAACAACACGGTGCTGACCAGCCTGATCAACGCCAACTCGCCGATGGTGTTCGACGAAACGATGCTCGGCGCCCTGAAGGTCTATTCGCGCCACAACCAGGCCTGCATCGTCACGCCCTTCATCCTGGCCGGCGCGATGAGCCCGGTGACGGTCGCCGGCACACTGACGCAGGTGCTGGCCGAAGTGCTCGCTGGCGCCTCGTTCACGCAGTTGATCCGGCCGGGCGCGCCGGTGCTGTTCGGCACCTTCGCCTCGTCGATCTCGATGCAGTCAGGCGCGCCGACCTTCGGCACGCCGGAGCCGTCGCTGGTCTCCTATGGCGCCGCCCAGCTGGCGCGCCGGCTCGGCCTGCCGTTCCGCACCGGCGGTTCGCTCTGCGCCTCGAAGATCCCGGATGCGCAGGCGGCCTATGAGAGCGCCAACACGCTCAACTCGACGATCCTCGCCGGCACCAATTTCGTGCTGCATTCGGCGGGCTGGCTCGAGGGCGGCCTCGCCTCCTGCTACGAGAAATTCATGATGGACATCGACCAGCTCGGCATGCAGCAGAAGTTCTGCGAGGGCGTCGACCTGTCGGAAAACGGCCAGGCGATGGACGCCATCCGCCAGGTCGGGCCGGGCAGCCATTATCTCGGCTGCGACCATACCCAGGCGAATTTCCAGACGGCCTTCTACCGCTCCAACATCGCCGACAACAATTCCTACGAGCAGTGGCTGGCCGAGGGCGAGAAGACCGCGCCGCAGCGCGCCAACGAGCTCGCACGCCGCTGGCTTGAAAGCTACGAAGCGCCGCATCTCGATCCGGCCATCGACGAGGCGCTGAAGGAGTTCATCGCCAAGAAGAAAGGCTCGATGCCCGACGCCTTCACGTGA
- a CDS encoding 4Fe-4S dicluster domain-containing protein, translated as MTFSRARVEVIAAELAASGLILRGGFTFGDDEMAPAGLSGFPAKSVLLVGQAGAAPWPYFQRWLEGQPRPVANPLDSWSLEVIGAVAKEFGARAVSPSDRPYLPFQQWAMRAEGLRPSPLGILMHPQYGLWHAYRGALLFEDKISVPEPHAAIHLCDTCVEKRCLKSCPVDAYSVDGFAHQACLAHVRGPRGEPCRSGGCLDRNACPYGAEYRYPADVQAFHMAAFAGV; from the coding sequence ATGACTTTTTCCCGCGCTCGGGTCGAGGTGATTGCGGCCGAGCTCGCGGCCAGTGGCCTGATCCTTCGCGGCGGTTTCACCTTCGGCGACGATGAGATGGCGCCAGCCGGACTTTCCGGCTTTCCAGCCAAATCGGTGCTCCTTGTTGGACAGGCGGGCGCGGCGCCATGGCCATATTTCCAACGCTGGCTCGAGGGACAGCCTCGGCCCGTCGCCAACCCGCTCGACAGCTGGTCGCTCGAGGTGATTGGCGCCGTGGCGAAGGAATTCGGCGCGCGTGCCGTTTCGCCTTCAGACCGGCCTTACCTGCCGTTCCAGCAATGGGCGATGCGGGCGGAAGGGCTGAGGCCGTCGCCGCTGGGCATCCTCATGCATCCTCAGTATGGGCTTTGGCACGCCTATCGCGGCGCGTTGCTGTTCGAGGACAAGATTTCTGTTCCCGAACCTCATGCAGCGATTCATCTTTGCGACACATGCGTCGAAAAACGCTGCCTGAAATCCTGTCCGGTGGACGCCTATTCGGTGGATGGCTTTGCGCACCAGGCGTGCCTGGCGCATGTGCGCGGACCGCGAGGCGAGCCCTGCCGGAGCGGCGGCTGCCTCGACCGCAACGCCTGTCCCTATGGCGCTGAGTATCGCTATCCGGCCGATGTCCAGGCCTTCCATATGGCGGCGTTCGCCGGGGTGTAG